In Ischnura elegans chromosome 9, ioIscEleg1.1, whole genome shotgun sequence, the following proteins share a genomic window:
- the LOC124165039 gene encoding cuticle protein 21-like — MDWSEWNNLPIFTKEARYTTDIRMAQLKTAFRDDIPFLTRPYDWSQGFSMGKYSKGNVLFLKTALNKLKYQCCLLLPLFTIQLLVLLALVAVSQAGVIPSAGYYGSPFAFHAPTFAVAKPLITVAKPVAIAKPVVVAKPAEPEPFDPNPSYSFHYEVKDATTGDDKSQTESLENGAIKGMYSLVDPDGFRRTVEYTADDVNGFNAIVNREPIAVAVAKPVVAVAKPVLTVAKPLVYHAPWASAPVAHAPWATAAVSHAPWV; from the exons ATGGACTGGAGTGAGTGGAATAATTTACCTATCTTCACCAAGGAGGCGAGATACACGACAGACATTCGCATGGCCCAATTAAAGACAGCCTTCAGAGATGATATTCCATTTCTTACAAGACCATACGACTGGAGCCAAGGATTCAGCATGGGAAAGTATTCAAAAGG TAATGTTCTTTTTCTTAAAACGGCTCTAAATAAGCTAAAATATCAATGTTGTCTTCTCCTCCCCCTCTTCACAATACAGCTCTTGGTCCTCCTTGCTCTGGTGGCCGTGTCCCAGGCGGGCGTCATCCCATCTGCCGGATACTACGGATCTCCGTTCGCCTTCCACGCTCCCACCTTCGCAGTGGCCAAACCACTTATCACCGTGGCCAAACCAGTGGCCATCGCTAAGCCAGTCGTCGTCGCTAAGCCAGCCGAGCCGGAGCCCTTTGACCCCAACCCTTCATACAGCTTCCACTACGAGGTCAAGGACGCCACCACCGGAGACGACAAGTCCCAGACAGAATCCCTGGAGAACGGAGCCATCAAGGGCATGTACTCCCTCGTCGACCCAGATGGCTTCAGGAGGACCGTCGAGTACACCGCTGACGAcgtcaacggattcaacgccaTAGTCAACCGGGAACCCATCGCCGTGGCCGTAGCCAAGCCAGTGGTGGCCGTTGCCAAGCCAGTGTTGACTGTTGCCAAGCCCCTGGTCTACCACGCACCCTGGGCCTCCGCCCCTGTGGCACACGCACCCTGGGCCACCGCCGCTGTTTCCCACGCACCCTGGGTCTAA
- the LOC124165038 gene encoding larval cuticle protein A2B-like, whose protein sequence is MQFLALLALVAVSQAGVIPSAGYYGSPFAFHAPTFAVAKPLITVAKPVAIAKPVVVAKPAEPEPFDPNPSYSFHYEVKDATTGDDKSQTESLENGAIKGMYSLVDPDGFRRTVEYTADDVNGFNAIVNREPIAVAVAKPVVAVAKPVLTVAKPLVYHAPWATAPVAHAPWA, encoded by the coding sequence ATGCAGTTCCTCGCCCTCCTTGCTCTTGTGGCCGTGTCCCAGGCGGGCGTCATCCCATCTGCCGGATACTACGGATCTCCGTTCGCCTTCCACGCTCCCACCTTCGCAGTGGCCAAACCACTTATCACCGTGGCCAAACCAGTGGCCATCGCTAAGCCAGTCGTCGTCGCTAAGCCAGCCGAGCCGGAGCCCTTTGACCCCAACCCTTCATACAGCTTCCACTACGAGGTCAAGGACGCCACCACCGGAGACGACAAGTCCCAGACAGAATCCCTGGAGAACGGAGCCATCAAGGGCATGTACTCCCTCGTCGACCCAGATGGCTTCAGGAGGACCGTCGAGTACACCGCTGACGAcgtcaacggattcaacgccaTAGTCAACCGGGAACCCATCGCCGTGGCCGTAGCCAAGCCAGTGGTGGCCGTTGCCAAGCCAGTGTTGACTGTTGCCAAGCCCCTGGTCTACCACGCCCCCTGGGCCACCGCCCCTGTGGCACACGCACCCTGGGCCTAA
- the LOC124165040 gene encoding larval cuticle protein A2B-like has translation MFFLLPLFTIQLLVLLALVAVSQAGVIPSAGYYGSPFAFHAPTFAVAKPLITVAKPVAIAKPVVVAKPAEPEPFDPNPSYSFHYEVKDATTGDDKSQTESLENGAINGMYSLVDPDGFRRTVEYTADDVNGFNAIVNREPIAVAVAKPVVAIAKPVLTVAKPLVYHAPWASAPVAHAPWATAAVSHAPWA, from the coding sequence atgttttttctCCTCCCCCTCTTCACAATACAGCTCTTGGTCCTCCTTGCTCTGGTGGCCGTGTCCCAGGCGGGCGTCATCCCATCTGCCGGATACTACGGATCTCCGTTCGCCTTCCACGCTCCCACCTTCGCAGTGGCCAAACCACTTATCACCGTGGCCAAACCAGTGGCCATCGCTAAGCCAGTCGTCGTCGCTAAGCCAGCCGAGCCGGAGCCCTTTGACCCCAACCCTTCATACAGCTTCCACTACGAGGTCAAGGACGCCACCACCGGAGATGACAAGTCCCAGACAGAGTCCCTGGAGAACGGAGCCATCAATGGCATGTACTCCCTCGTCGACCCAGATGGCTTCAGGAGGACCGTCGAGTACACCGCTGACGAcgtcaacggattcaacgccaTAGTCAACCGGGAACCCATCGCCGTGGCCGTAGCCAAGCCAGTGGTGGCCATAGCCAAGCCAGTATTGACTGTTGCCAAGCCCCTGGTCTACCACGCCCCCTGGGCCTCAGCCCCTGTGGCACACGCCCCCTGGGCCACCGCCGCTGTTTCCCACGCACCCTGGGCCTAA